A window from Cydia strobilella chromosome 9, ilCydStro3.1, whole genome shotgun sequence encodes these proteins:
- the LOC134744307 gene encoding sucrose-6-phosphate hydrolase-like — translation MVAAKVFVLLSFLTLVYSKAARQTEQDIKTVEAYIDSKKGDINQRYRLHYHVAAPVGWINDPNGFTYYKSEFHLFYQYYPYDSVWGPMHWGHVASRDLVHWKYLPTALVPETEQCFSGSAVVDGDTMILIYTGHVDLDTEPWSNETQYLAYSDDGITFHKYEGNPVISSAPNGSPDFRDPKAWKHGDHYYVVLGSKTDDKRGQVLLYRSTDMKNWEYLNIIAESKGDSYMYECPDFFELDGKFVLLMSPQGMEPQGDRYKNLHQTGYIIGSFSYDTFEFVPEVDFQEIDFGHDFYAAQTTEAFGTRVLVGWFNMWEQPRPEAEDGWAGAMTLVRELRLVGDRITMKPLDAMTVLRDEVEMVGIVQPQQELRFGKTAEIIVAGDLKQKIELQLEGTDGGEKAWIRWEPEAGKVVVDRGSGDIRQVDWSPIGIDAWRIFLDASSIELFCGEGEVVFSSRLFPEGGWIVTNNSPQFIHVQAYSLGRSIPL, via the coding sequence ATGGTGGCCGCTAAAGTATTTGTACTACTTTCTTTTCTGACCTTGGTGTACAGTAAAGCTGCACGGCAAACAGAACAAGATATTAAAACTGTAGAGGCATACATAGACAGCAAGAAAGGAGATATAAACCAAAGGTACAGATTGCATTACCACGTCGCTGCACCGGTTGGATGGATCAACGACCCAAACGGCTTCACATATTATAAATCTGAATTCCATCttttttatcaatattatccATATGATTCAGTCTGGGGCCCCATGCATTGGGGACACGTTGCCAGTCGCGATCTCGTACATTGGAAATATTTGCCGACAGCGTTAGTACCAGAAACCGAACAATGCTTCTCCGGTAGTGCTGTGGTAGATGGAGACACCATGATCCTAATATATACTGGACATGTCGATTTAGATACTGAGCCATGGTCCAACGAAACCCAGTACCTTGCCTACAGTGACGATGGTATAACATTTCACAAATACGAAGGAAATCCAGTCATATCCTCTGCTCCTAACGGATCACCTGACTTCAGGGATCCAAAGGCCTGGAAGCACGGAGATCATTATTATGTAGTCCTCGGTAGCAAGACTGACGATAAACGAGGACAGGTTTTACTATACAGGTCTACAGATATGAAGAACTGGGAGTATTTGAATATTATAGCAGAATCCAAGGGTGACAGTTATATGTACGAGTGCCCCGACTTCTTTGAGTTGGATGGAAAGTTTGTTCTACTAATGTCTCCACAAGGCATGGAGCCGCAGGGCGACAGGTACAAGAATCTTCATCAGACCGGATATATCATTGGCAGTTTCAGCTATGATACGTTTGAATTTGTTCCTGAAGTAGATTTTCAAGAAATTGACTTTGGGCACGATTTTTATGCAGCACAGACCACGGAAGCGTTTGGCACAAGAGTCCTAGTAGGCTGGTTTAACATGTGGGAGCAACCTCGGCCTGAAGCGGAAGATGGCTGGGCTGGTGCTATGACGTTGGTTAGAGAACTGAGGCTAGTCGGTGACCGGATCACGATGAAACCATTAGACGCCATGACTGTTCTGAGGGATGAGGTAGAAATGGTTGGGATTGTACAACCTCAACAGGAATTGCGTTTTGGAAAAACAGCTGAAATTATCGTGGCGGGTGATCTAAAACAGAAAATTGAATTACAACTCGAAGGTACAGACGGCGGTGAGAAGGCTTGGATACGTTGGGAGCCTGAAGCCGGCAAAGTAGTAGTAGATAGAGGTTCAGGCGATATTCGGCAAGTAGATTGGTCGCCAATCGGCATAGATGCTTGGAGGATATTCCTGGATGCGAGCTCCATAGAGCTGTTCTGCGGAGAAGGAGAGGTGGTGTTCAGTAGCCGGTTGTTCCCCGAGGGTGGGTGGATTGTTACAAACAACAGCCCCCAGTTTATTCACGTACAGGCTTATTCGTTAGGCAGAAGCATTCctttgtga